The following are encoded together in the Adhaeribacter arboris genome:
- a CDS encoding Gfo/Idh/MocA family protein, with translation MSENTKLLRVLVVGCGNMGTSHAFAYHTVDGFQICGIVSTGKSKEVLNQKIGGSYPLFSDLDEALKQTQPDAVCISTYPDTHESFALKALAKGCHVFLEKPIADSVEGAERVAAAAQKANKKLVVGYILRHHPSWIEFVRLTRELGKPLVMRMNLNQQSHGAAWAVHRNLMKSLSPIVDCGVHYIDVMCQMTRSRPIQVSAIGARLTEDIPVGNYNYGQLQIRFEDGSVGWYEAGWGPMISETAFFVKDVIGPKGAVSIVAKDAGGTGKSDSVEAHTKTEWLRYHRADLNEKEELKLEDAWISMEDEPDHQELCNREQLYFLQAIREDIDLTDHVADAVNSLRIAFACDESVRTGQVIALR, from the coding sequence ATGTCTGAAAATACAAAGCTTTTGCGGGTGCTGGTGGTGGGTTGCGGAAATATGGGAACTTCTCATGCCTTCGCCTATCACACGGTGGATGGATTTCAAATTTGTGGTATTGTTTCTACCGGGAAAAGTAAAGAAGTTTTAAATCAGAAAATAGGCGGCAGCTACCCCTTATTCTCCGATCTGGATGAAGCGCTCAAGCAGACTCAGCCCGATGCCGTTTGCATTTCTACCTATCCGGATACGCACGAAAGCTTTGCGTTGAAAGCGCTGGCAAAAGGCTGCCACGTGTTTCTGGAAAAGCCCATTGCGGATTCGGTGGAAGGAGCGGAACGAGTAGCTGCCGCGGCTCAAAAAGCAAATAAGAAATTAGTAGTCGGTTATATTTTGCGCCACCATCCCTCCTGGATTGAGTTTGTCCGGTTAACCCGCGAATTGGGAAAACCTTTGGTAATGCGGATGAATTTAAATCAGCAAAGCCACGGCGCGGCCTGGGCCGTTCACCGGAATTTAATGAAAAGTTTAAGCCCGATTGTGGATTGCGGCGTGCATTATATTGATGTCATGTGCCAGATGACGCGTTCCCGGCCCATACAGGTGAGCGCTATTGGCGCCCGATTAACCGAAGATATTCCGGTTGGTAATTACAATTATGGGCAATTACAAATTCGTTTCGAAGATGGATCAGTCGGTTGGTACGAAGCCGGTTGGGGACCGATGATTAGTGAAACGGCTTTTTTTGTAAAGGACGTAATCGGCCCGAAAGGTGCCGTATCTATTGTGGCTAAAGACGCGGGTGGAACCGGGAAATCGGATTCAGTGGAAGCCCACACCAAAACCGAATGGCTTCGGTATCACCGGGCAGATTTAAACGAAAAAGAAGAACTAAAGCTGGAAGATGCCTGGATTAGCATGGAAGATGAACCTGACCACCAGGAATTGTGTAACCGCGAGCAACTGTATTTTCTGCAAGCCATCCGGGAAGATATCGATTTAACCGACCATGTAGCCGATGCGGTGAACAGTTTACGGATTGCCTTTGCCTGCGATGAATCCGTCCGGACGGGCCAGGTAATAGCGTTAAGGTAA
- a CDS encoding SDR family oxidoreductase gives MQKYILVTGGTKGIGRAIIERFAAEGFHIITCSRKETELKKLKLDLQQKYTFSKVFYRAADLSDSLALQNFLDYVHSLKVKIDVLVNNTGVFLPGKIHEEPDTVLRHMIETNLFSAYFVTKSLVGEMIKRRSGHIFNMCSTASITPYTNGGSYCISKFALYGMTKVLREELKEHNVKVTAVLPGATLTASWEGVDLPPSRFIRPSDVANAVFAAYQLSDSAVVEELLIRPQLGDIES, from the coding sequence ATGCAAAAATATATATTGGTTACTGGCGGCACCAAAGGTATTGGCCGGGCAATTATTGAGCGATTTGCTGCCGAAGGCTTTCATATTATTACTTGTTCGCGCAAGGAAACTGAATTAAAAAAATTAAAATTAGACCTGCAGCAAAAATATACCTTCAGTAAGGTGTTTTACCGGGCTGCCGATCTCAGCGATTCATTGGCGCTACAAAACTTTCTGGACTACGTGCATTCTCTTAAAGTGAAAATAGATGTACTGGTAAATAATACCGGGGTATTTTTGCCGGGCAAAATTCACGAAGAGCCCGATACCGTTCTGCGCCACATGATAGAAACTAACCTTTTCAGCGCCTATTTTGTTACAAAATCGCTGGTAGGTGAAATGATTAAACGGCGCAGTGGGCATATTTTTAATATGTGCTCCACGGCCAGTATTACGCCTTATACTAACGGAGGTTCTTATTGCATTTCTAAATTTGCCTTATACGGCATGACCAAAGTATTGCGAGAAGAACTAAAAGAACATAATGTAAAAGTAACGGCCGTTTTGCCCGGGGCTACTTTAACCGCTAGCTGGGAAGGGGTAGATCTGCCACCCTCCCGGTTTATCCGCCCCAGTGATGTTGCTAACGCTGTTTTTGCTGCGTATCAGTTATCGGATTCGGCGGTAGTAGAAGAGCTGCTAATCCGGCCGCAATTAGGCGACATAGAGTCATAA
- a CDS encoding GMC oxidoreductase, whose translation MAFFNIDSIKDRTFDAIVVGSGISGGWSAKELTGRGLRTLVLERGRDVQHIKDYPTTFKNPWEFPHLGQIPKELRDANPIASRCYAFNEDAAHFFIKDNEHPYVQEKPFDWIRGYQVGGKSLMWARGTQRWSQYDFDGPARDGFAVEWPINYADIAPWYSYVEKFAGISGNKDGLPQLPDGEFLPPHEQSCVEKHFTQQMAKHYNNTRPVIIGRCAHLTQPQPIHTQQGRGQCQNRTLCQRGCPYGGYFSSNSSTLPWAQKTGKMTLRPDSVVHSIIFDEKKNKATGVRVIDAHTKEMTEYYAKIIFVNASTLNTNLILLNSTSNRFPNGLGNDNGLLGKYIAFHNFRTTISAEYEGFLDTITEGNRPNSSYIPRFRNVFKQETDFLRGYAAGFGSSRMLDTDRSGFGESLKANLTQKKYGNWHVSSHMMGETIPKETNYVTLDSDLKDAWGIPQLKVSVAYDDNDEKMIADFHQQMTEMLTVAGFTNIKTNDRPDKAPGLDIHEMGGVRMGKDPKTSLLNKWNQLHACQNVFVTDGACMTSNSTQNPSLTFMAITARAANHAVDKLKKKNL comes from the coding sequence ATGGCATTCTTTAACATAGATTCCATTAAAGACCGCACTTTCGACGCGATTGTAGTGGGTTCCGGCATTAGCGGCGGTTGGTCGGCGAAAGAATTAACCGGTCGTGGTTTACGTACTTTAGTTTTGGAGCGTGGTCGGGATGTACAACACATCAAAGATTATCCTACTACTTTTAAAAACCCGTGGGAGTTTCCGCACTTAGGCCAAATTCCGAAAGAACTGCGCGATGCCAACCCTATTGCCAGCCGGTGTTACGCCTTTAACGAAGATGCCGCTCATTTTTTTATTAAAGACAACGAACATCCCTACGTGCAGGAAAAGCCTTTCGATTGGATTCGGGGTTACCAGGTGGGTGGTAAATCTTTAATGTGGGCCCGGGGTACCCAGCGCTGGTCGCAGTACGATTTTGATGGTCCGGCCCGGGATGGTTTTGCCGTGGAATGGCCGATTAACTATGCCGATATTGCCCCCTGGTACAGCTACGTCGAAAAATTTGCCGGTATTTCCGGGAATAAAGATGGATTGCCGCAATTGCCGGACGGCGAGTTTTTGCCGCCGCATGAGCAATCGTGCGTGGAAAAGCATTTTACCCAGCAAATGGCGAAGCATTATAATAATACCCGACCTGTAATTATTGGTCGTTGTGCTCACCTTACCCAACCTCAGCCTATTCATACGCAGCAAGGAAGGGGACAGTGCCAGAACCGGACTTTGTGCCAGCGGGGTTGTCCGTACGGGGGTTATTTTAGCAGTAATTCTTCTACGCTGCCCTGGGCCCAGAAAACCGGTAAAATGACGCTTCGGCCTGATTCGGTGGTGCATTCCATTATATTCGACGAGAAGAAAAACAAAGCTACGGGTGTACGGGTGATAGATGCCCATACGAAAGAAATGACGGAATACTACGCCAAAATTATTTTTGTGAATGCCTCCACTTTAAACACCAACTTAATTTTGCTTAATTCCACATCCAACCGCTTCCCGAATGGTTTGGGTAACGATAATGGTTTGTTGGGTAAATACATTGCTTTTCATAATTTCCGGACCACTATTTCAGCGGAGTACGAAGGCTTTTTAGATACTATTACCGAAGGTAACCGGCCCAATAGCAGTTACATTCCCCGTTTCCGGAACGTGTTTAAGCAAGAAACGGATTTTTTACGGGGCTATGCGGCGGGTTTTGGCTCCAGCCGGATGCTGGACACCGATCGATCCGGATTTGGAGAATCTTTAAAAGCGAATTTAACGCAAAAGAAATACGGTAACTGGCACGTAAGCTCCCACATGATGGGCGAAACCATACCGAAAGAAACGAATTACGTAACCTTGGATTCGGATTTAAAAGATGCCTGGGGTATTCCGCAGCTTAAAGTTTCGGTGGCATACGACGATAACGACGAAAAAATGATTGCGGACTTCCATCAGCAAATGACGGAAATGCTGACCGTAGCTGGATTCACCAACATTAAAACCAACGATCGTCCCGATAAAGCCCCCGGCTTGGATATTCACGAAATGGGCGGCGTACGCATGGGCAAAGACCCGAAAACTTCGTTGTTAAATAAGTGGAACCAGTTGCATGCCTGCCAGAACGTGTTTGTTACCGATGGCGCCTGCATGACTTCCAATTCTACCCAAAATCCTTCGCTTACTTTTATGGCTATCACGGCTAGAGCTGCTAATCATGCAGTGGATAAATTAAAGAAAAAGAATTTGTAG
- a CDS encoding glycoside hydrolase family 53 protein — MKNKKVTRTGILIFLWLFWITVSSGCSVAEPGPKSKEFAKGADIGWLQQMEATGYKFYDDKGQEQDCFQILKDHGINTIRLRTWVNPSNDPVSGHNGKDETVAMAVRAQKSGMRVMINFHYSDTWADPGKQKKPAAWEGHAFPQLLKDVYDYTYEVMSALKKAGVTPEWVQVGNETPGGMIYPEGSVANWPQLAQLINKGYDAIKAVNPSAKVILHLDQGNNNQRFRTWFDNATANGAKYDVIGLSYYPYWLPGNPDFKLSIDDLGKNMNDMINRYGKEVMVVEVGGEDTKPQNTYDMLVAVQQKVKAVTRGKGLGVIYWEPQGARSWSKYPLSAWGDDGKPTKAMDAFLVK, encoded by the coding sequence ATGAAAAATAAAAAAGTGACTAGAACCGGAATTTTAATTTTTCTGTGGCTCTTCTGGATAACTGTTTCTTCCGGGTGCAGTGTGGCGGAACCAGGTCCGAAGTCTAAAGAGTTTGCCAAAGGAGCCGATATTGGTTGGTTACAACAGATGGAAGCAACCGGCTACAAGTTCTACGATGATAAAGGCCAAGAACAGGATTGTTTCCAAATATTAAAGGACCATGGTATTAATACCATTCGCCTGCGGACTTGGGTGAACCCCTCCAATGACCCGGTAAGCGGCCATAACGGCAAAGACGAAACGGTGGCAATGGCCGTTCGCGCCCAAAAGTCGGGCATGCGCGTCATGATTAATTTTCACTATAGCGACACCTGGGCCGATCCCGGAAAACAAAAAAAGCCCGCCGCTTGGGAAGGACATGCTTTTCCGCAACTACTAAAAGATGTTTACGACTATACCTATGAGGTAATGAGCGCTCTGAAAAAAGCCGGCGTAACCCCGGAGTGGGTACAGGTAGGAAACGAAACGCCGGGCGGCATGATCTATCCGGAAGGAAGCGTGGCTAACTGGCCGCAATTGGCCCAACTCATTAATAAAGGGTATGATGCCATCAAAGCAGTTAATCCAAGCGCTAAAGTTATTCTTCATCTGGATCAGGGCAATAACAATCAACGGTTCCGGACTTGGTTCGATAATGCCACCGCCAACGGCGCCAAATACGATGTGATAGGCCTATCCTATTATCCTTACTGGTTACCCGGAAACCCGGATTTTAAGCTTTCCATTGATGACTTAGGCAAGAATATGAATGATATGATTAACCGCTACGGCAAAGAAGTAATGGTAGTAGAGGTAGGCGGCGAAGATACCAAACCGCAAAATACGTACGACATGCTGGTGGCCGTTCAGCAAAAAGTAAAAGCGGTTACCAGAGGCAAAGGGTTAGGAGTAATCTACTGGGAACCCCAAGGGGCCAGGAGCTGGAGCAAGTATCCGCTAAGTGCCTGGGGAGATGATGGTAAGCCCACCAAAGCCATGGATGCCTTTCTGGTTAAGTAG
- a CDS encoding glycoside hydrolase produces the protein MNLSARKFNLAIFLLVICSEISLAQQSNLKPLIITIDTKKQAQTIDNFGAAGCWYAEGIGKFWPTQKKERIAELLFSQERDEKGNPKGIGLSAWRFNIGGGTTEQGDNSGIKEVNRRVESFLNSDGTYDWSKQAGYTWFLKKAKNYGVEKLIAFSNTPPVQMTKNNLGYKTEKDYRSNLKPDQYEAYTNFLTEVLQHYEKEGLRFNYISPVNEPQWDWTGKFGEAKQEGSPWRNDEIAQVVKSLDNALEKKKLTSQIILPEAAKLTFLYRDTTHSSRQVQQFFGKNSSLNLSTLKHLPKLVVGHSYFTDEGDSATVAIRAQLADTVSKYGVQFWQSEYSMLADGFREGMKGRRSGMDCGLFLAKIIHQDVTVANAAAWQFWNAFEPGKPDFDTRYYLIALQPNANYTDGEFYATKNLWALGHYSLFIRPGMHRLVITRNDNLSPVAAAQKVMVSSFADATGKLVVVAINYEMEARNLQLNVKNYSSGAVYKRYVTTAAAADNLKPYPAGKISQAITLPPRSITTLVIQK, from the coding sequence ATGAATTTAAGTGCCCGAAAATTTAATTTAGCCATATTCTTACTTGTTATCTGCTCCGAAATAAGTCTAGCCCAACAGTCCAATCTAAAGCCTCTAATCATTACCATTGACACTAAAAAGCAAGCACAAACCATCGATAATTTTGGGGCGGCGGGTTGCTGGTACGCGGAAGGGATCGGAAAATTTTGGCCGACGCAGAAAAAAGAACGGATAGCCGAATTGCTTTTCAGCCAGGAGCGGGATGAAAAAGGAAATCCGAAGGGTATTGGCTTGTCGGCTTGGCGGTTTAATATTGGGGGCGGTACTACCGAACAAGGAGATAATAGCGGCATTAAAGAGGTAAACCGGCGGGTCGAAAGTTTCCTGAATTCGGATGGCACCTATGATTGGAGCAAGCAAGCCGGCTATACCTGGTTCTTGAAAAAAGCAAAAAACTACGGAGTTGAAAAATTAATTGCTTTCTCCAACACCCCTCCGGTTCAAATGACGAAAAACAATCTGGGTTATAAAACCGAGAAAGATTACCGTTCCAACTTAAAGCCCGATCAATACGAGGCGTATACTAATTTTCTGACGGAAGTTCTCCAGCACTACGAAAAAGAAGGACTGCGCTTTAATTACATCAGTCCGGTAAACGAGCCGCAGTGGGACTGGACCGGCAAATTCGGCGAAGCCAAGCAGGAGGGAAGCCCCTGGCGAAACGACGAAATTGCGCAAGTGGTTAAGAGTCTGGATAATGCTTTGGAGAAGAAAAAACTAACCAGCCAAATTATTTTACCCGAAGCGGCTAAACTTACTTTTCTGTACCGCGATACTACCCATTCTTCGCGCCAGGTGCAGCAGTTTTTCGGGAAGAATAGTTCTTTAAATCTTAGTACCTTGAAACACCTACCCAAATTAGTAGTAGGCCATAGTTATTTTACCGATGAAGGCGACAGTGCCACGGTAGCAATTCGGGCGCAGTTGGCAGATACAGTAAGTAAGTACGGGGTACAATTCTGGCAATCGGAATACTCGATGCTAGCCGATGGTTTCCGGGAAGGAATGAAAGGCCGTCGGAGTGGGATGGATTGCGGCCTGTTTCTGGCTAAAATTATTCACCAGGATGTAACGGTGGCTAACGCGGCGGCTTGGCAATTCTGGAACGCTTTTGAACCGGGCAAACCCGATTTCGATACGCGCTATTACCTGATTGCCTTGCAGCCCAATGCCAACTATACGGACGGAGAATTTTATGCGACTAAAAATTTGTGGGCTTTGGGGCATTATAGTTTATTTATCCGGCCGGGGATGCACCGCTTAGTTATTACGCGCAACGATAATTTATCGCCGGTAGCCGCCGCTCAAAAAGTTATGGTTTCCTCTTTCGCGGATGCTACTGGTAAGCTGGTAGTGGTGGCCATTAACTACGAAATGGAGGCACGTAATCTGCAGTTAAATGTAAAAAATTATTCTTCAGGTGCTGTTTATAAACGCTACGTTACTACCGCCGCTGCCGCAGATAATTTAAAACCTTATCCTGCCGGCAAAATAAGTCAAGCTATTACTTTACCACCTCGCTCCATTACTACCTTGGTTATCCAGAAATAA
- the gldF gene encoding gliding motility-associated ABC transporter permease subunit GldF, giving the protein MFAVLRKEINSFLNSMIAYMVIGVFLLATGLFMWVFPDSSVLDYGYADMSTLFNIAPWMFLFLIPAITMRTFAEEKKSGTIELLLTKPITDLDIILGKFLACLGLAVLALLPTLIYYYSVHTLGNPAGNIDSAAVAGSYLGMIFLAGIFTAIGVFASALTENQIVAFIVAVFFCFLVYAGFDSLAAIDMWGTTSYLISQLGISFHYNALSKGLIDSRDVLYFVSVAALFLLATKLIMESRKW; this is encoded by the coding sequence ATGTTCGCCGTTCTGCGTAAAGAAATAAATTCCTTTTTAAATTCTATGATTGCCTACATGGTCATTGGGGTTTTCCTGCTGGCAACAGGCCTTTTTATGTGGGTATTTCCGGATAGCAGCGTGCTGGATTACGGCTATGCTGATATGTCCACTCTCTTTAATATTGCTCCTTGGATGTTTCTGTTTTTAATTCCGGCCATAACCATGCGTACTTTCGCCGAAGAAAAGAAATCGGGTACCATCGAATTGCTGCTTACGAAACCTATCACCGACCTGGATATAATTTTAGGCAAATTTCTGGCTTGCCTTGGTTTGGCAGTTTTAGCTTTGTTGCCCACTTTAATTTATTATTATTCGGTGCATACGTTAGGCAATCCGGCCGGTAACATTGATTCGGCAGCGGTGGCGGGTTCGTACTTGGGAATGATTTTTTTAGCGGGCATTTTTACCGCTATCGGCGTTTTTGCTTCGGCCTTAACCGAAAATCAAATCGTAGCTTTTATTGTGGCTGTTTTTTTCTGTTTTTTGGTTTACGCGGGGTTTGACTCCTTGGCGGCCATTGATATGTGGGGCACTACTTCTTACCTTATTAGTCAGTTAGGGATATCTTTTCACTACAATGCCTTGAGCAAAGGTTTAATTGACTCCCGTGATGTGCTTTATTTTGTGAGCGTTGCCGCCTTGTTTCTACTGGCTACAAAATTAATTATGGAGAGCCGAAAATGGTAA
- the gldA gene encoding gliding motility-associated ABC transporter ATP-binding subunit GldA, with protein sequence MSVEVKNLTKLFGAQRAVDNISFTVSPGQVLGFLGPNGAGKSTTMKIATGYLPPSSGTITINGFDVQEAPLEVRRHVGYLPEHNPLYLDMYVSEYLVFIGQLYGLKRGELNNRVQQMIALCGLTVERHKKIGSLSKGYRQRVGLAQALLHDPQVLILDEPTTGLDPNQITEIRALIKKVGQEKTVLFSTHIMQEVSAICDRVVIINKGKVVADSAVSRLNNLNQEEIITIAEFESPIEVSFLQQIPGIQEVEQMVNFTYRLKSPKKADVRSAVFALAAEHKWSLIGLRQEEQSLEKIFQSLTK encoded by the coding sequence ATGTCGGTTGAAGTAAAGAATTTGACTAAGTTGTTTGGCGCTCAGCGAGCTGTAGATAATATTTCATTTACAGTTAGTCCGGGTCAGGTGTTGGGATTTTTAGGCCCCAACGGAGCGGGTAAATCCACTACCATGAAAATTGCGACTGGTTATTTACCGCCCAGTTCGGGTACCATTACCATTAATGGTTTCGATGTGCAAGAAGCGCCTTTGGAAGTGCGCCGGCATGTGGGCTATTTACCGGAACATAATCCGCTTTACCTGGATATGTACGTGTCGGAATACCTGGTTTTTATTGGGCAACTCTATGGGTTAAAACGGGGGGAATTAAATAACCGGGTGCAACAAATGATTGCTTTGTGTGGGCTTACTGTTGAGCGCCACAAGAAAATTGGTTCGCTATCCAAAGGATACCGGCAAAGGGTAGGGTTAGCTCAAGCGCTCCTGCACGATCCTCAAGTTTTAATTTTAGATGAACCTACTACTGGTCTGGACCCCAATCAAATAACCGAGATAAGAGCCTTGATTAAAAAAGTGGGCCAGGAAAAAACGGTCTTGTTTTCGACCCACATTATGCAGGAAGTTTCAGCCATTTGCGACCGGGTCGTTATCATAAATAAAGGTAAAGTAGTGGCCGATAGTGCAGTCTCCCGCTTGAATAATCTGAATCAAGAAGAGATAATAACGATAGCCGAATTTGAGAGTCCCATTGAAGTTAGTTTTTTACAACAGATACCAGGCATCCAGGAAGTAGAGCAAATGGTTAACTTTACTTACCGCTTAAAATCCCCTAAAAAAGCGGATGTCCGTTCGGCTGTTTTTGCCTTAGCCGCCGAGCACAAATGGAGCTTAATCGGTCTTCGCCAGGAAGAACAATCGCTCGAAAAGATATTTCAATCGTTAACTAAATAA
- a CDS encoding MlaE family ABC transporter permease — MRTFGNFLLFIGSLFSRGEAFRILFNRTIDEAILIGINSIVIVAIVSTFIGAVTCVQVAYNLTNALIPRSTIGFMVREMTILELAPTITSIVLAGKVGSNIAGGLGTMKITDQVDALEVMGINAASYLVLPKIIASLIMFPLLVIVAMTLSIGGGYIAGTATGALTATEYIEGIRDAFVPYNIVFSLIKSVVFAFLIASISSYEGYYTKGGALEVGASSTKAVTKSIIAVLIADFVLAKLLL; from the coding sequence ATGAGAACCTTTGGTAATTTTTTACTTTTTATAGGCAGTCTTTTTTCCCGGGGCGAAGCATTCCGGATTTTATTTAACCGTACAATCGACGAGGCCATATTAATCGGCATTAACTCTATTGTTATTGTCGCCATTGTTTCAACTTTTATTGGCGCCGTAACCTGCGTGCAGGTAGCTTACAACCTAACCAATGCCCTCATTCCGCGCTCCACCATTGGGTTTATGGTGCGGGAAATGACCATTCTGGAATTAGCCCCCACCATTACCTCTATTGTGTTAGCCGGAAAAGTAGGCTCTAATATAGCGGGGGGTTTGGGCACCATGAAAATTACGGACCAGGTGGATGCGTTAGAAGTAATGGGTATAAATGCGGCTTCGTATCTGGTTTTACCTAAAATTATTGCTTCGCTTATCATGTTTCCCTTGCTCGTTATTGTCGCCATGACGTTATCCATTGGGGGAGGTTACATTGCTGGTACGGCCACGGGCGCTTTAACGGCCACCGAGTACATTGAAGGGATTCGGGATGCGTTTGTGCCGTATAACATTGTATTTTCATTAATAAAATCGGTAGTATTTGCCTTTCTGATTGCTTCTATTTCTTCTTATGAAGGTTACTATACCAAAGGGGGAGCCTTAGAAGTAGGCGCCTCCAGTACCAAGGCGGTAACTAAAAGCATTATTGCGGTATTAATCGCCGATTTTGTGCTGGCTAAACTGTTGCTGTAA
- a CDS encoding gluconate 2-dehydrogenase subunit 3 family protein, with product MKRRSAIKNLSLAVAGMVSLPAWVSAWTPESIGQVNSLPIPDENLLAEITETIIPETQTPGAKSLKVHQFVLRMIQDCFGEEAQTLLEQGLLKTDQLANIAYNKPFVSCDTAQRMELLTHLQTSDDPAGKQFVDMVKNLTMRGYLNSEYVLVNINHYNIAPGFYHGCVPI from the coding sequence ATGAAACGTCGCTCCGCAATAAAAAATTTAAGTTTGGCGGTGGCCGGAATGGTGAGTTTACCGGCCTGGGTTTCGGCCTGGACCCCCGAATCCATTGGCCAGGTAAACAGTTTACCCATCCCGGATGAAAATTTGTTAGCTGAAATTACCGAAACTATTATTCCGGAAACCCAAACGCCAGGAGCCAAGTCACTGAAAGTTCACCAGTTTGTTCTGCGCATGATTCAGGATTGTTTCGGGGAAGAGGCCCAAACTCTTTTGGAACAAGGTCTCCTTAAAACGGATCAGCTAGCCAATATTGCCTATAATAAACCTTTTGTTTCCTGCGATACGGCGCAACGGATGGAGTTACTTACCCATCTTCAGACTTCAGATGACCCGGCAGGTAAGCAATTTGTGGATATGGTTAAGAACTTGACCATGCGCGGTTACCTGAATTCGGAATACGTGCTGGTTAATATTAACCACTACAACATTGCGCCGGGCTTTTACCACGGCTGTGTTCCAATTTAA
- a CDS encoding ABC transporter ATP-binding protein produces MIEVHNIHKSFNGTKVLNGITGVFEAGKTNLLLGASGTGKSVLLQCIVGLIKPDIGSITYDGKVFTNNKLDLRQEIRRKIGMLFQGGALFDSMTVEENVEFPLRMQSSMTKEERRDRVNFCLKRVGLENAGKKMPSEISGGMKKRVGIARAIAPNAKYLFCDEPNSGLDPLTSIKIDELIYEITKEFDITTVVVTHDMNSVMEIGDHIMYMYKGNKVWEGTKDDIMNTNIKELNEFIFASSLMRAAKKVDEELGDIQNI; encoded by the coding sequence ATGATCGAAGTACATAATATTCATAAATCCTTTAATGGTACGAAAGTATTAAATGGCATTACCGGCGTTTTTGAGGCAGGTAAAACTAATTTATTACTGGGCGCGAGTGGTACCGGTAAAAGTGTGTTGTTGCAATGCATTGTGGGCTTAATAAAACCGGATATTGGCAGTATAACGTACGATGGCAAAGTATTTACCAATAATAAATTGGATCTGCGGCAGGAAATAAGACGTAAAATTGGTATGCTATTCCAGGGAGGAGCATTATTTGACTCTATGACGGTAGAAGAAAACGTAGAATTTCCGCTGCGGATGCAAAGCTCCATGACCAAAGAAGAACGGCGCGATCGGGTGAATTTTTGTTTAAAACGGGTAGGTCTGGAAAATGCGGGTAAAAAAATGCCCTCCGAAATTAGCGGGGGGATGAAAAAACGCGTGGGCATTGCGCGGGCTATTGCCCCTAACGCCAAATATCTTTTCTGCGACGAACCTAACTCCGGTTTAGACCCCTTGACCTCGATTAAAATCGACGAACTGATTTACGAAATAACCAAAGAATTTGACATTACCACCGTAGTAGTAACCCACGACATGAACTCGGTAATGGAAATTGGAGATCATATCATGTACATGTATAAAGGCAATAAAGTTTGGGAAGGCACCAAAGACGATATCATGAATACCAATATTAAAGAACTAAACGAATTTATTTTTGCCAGCAGCTTAATGCGCGCGGCCAAGAAAGTGGACGAAGAGTTAGGCGATATTCAGAATATTTAA